One part of the Phoenix dactylifera cultivar Barhee BC4 chromosome 4, palm_55x_up_171113_PBpolish2nd_filt_p, whole genome shotgun sequence genome encodes these proteins:
- the LOC120110638 gene encoding uncharacterized protein LOC120110638, whose product MTSLCEVCSDAEETISHVLLRCPTIVQISRCLPIPPLSLWESVEDMLKYLSDSLRRPSIAEIGIKAAYAAYHIWLERNDCLFEGRRSSPRVVKVRDIWNTCTAVSASRFIYFSWVLPPSDYFKVNFDGGMAVDGAFGGVGFVIRNHDSRFIAMGGHSTPGMTAVAAELRATWKGILCARRVLGADSIFLEGDSSTVIDCIRRVDKYGDGHPLIRDTRKLVREFTSFQIVHMYLRRIVQQTESPPMQPGTPHQQLQ is encoded by the coding sequence ATGACTTCACTATGTGAGGTATGCTCGGATGCTGAGGAGACTATCAGCCATGTACTTCTTCGGTGTCCTACAATCGTGCAGATATCGAGATGCTTACCTATTCCACCACTTTCGCTGTGGGAGTCGGTGGAGGATATGCTCAAGTATTTGAGCGACTCCCTCCGGAGGCCCAGCATTGctgagatagggatcaaggcgGCTTACGCGGCCTATCATATATGGTTAGAGAGGAACGACTGCCTGTTTGAGGGCAGGAGGTCGTCCCCACGGGTGGTGAAGGTCAGGGACATCTGGAATACCTGTACTGCTGTCTCAGCGTCcaggtttatttatttttcttgggTACTCCCACCCTCTGATTATTTTAAGGTGAATTTCGATGGAGGCATGGCGGTGGATGGTGCTTTTGGAGGCGTGGGTTTTGTGATTAGAAACCATGACAGCAGATTTATTGCAATGGGTGGACACAGCACACCCGGCATGACCGCAGTGGCAGCGGAGCTTCGGGCAACTTGGAAGGGCATTTTATGTGCGAGACGTGTGCTGGGGGCTGATAGCATATTCCTTGAGGGTGACTCTTCTACGGTCATTGATTGTATCCGAAGAGTAGATAAGTACGGGGATGGCCATCCGCTGATCCGAGACACACGTAAATTGGTGCGGGAGTTCACCTCCTTCCAGATAGTTCATATGTATCTGAGGCGAATAGTGCAACAGACTGAGTCGCCTCCTATGCAGCCCGGCACTCCACATCAGCAGCTACAGTAG
- the LOC103722278 gene encoding uncharacterized protein LOC103722278, translating into MVGAFVPVCVQCGTTSNPCRCKVVGPTLGFVAFAAAAVEWPVGALVYLFRHMKGRRIMAHPATVVYPSVSSAIPI; encoded by the coding sequence ATGGTGGGTGCGTTCGTGCCGGTGTGCGTGCAGTGCGGGACGACGAGCAACCCGTGCCGGTGCAAGGTGGTGGGGCCCACGCTGGGATTCGTGGCGTTCGCCGCGGCGGCGGTGGAGTGGCCCGTGGGGGCGCTTGTCTACCTCTTCCGCCACATGAAGGGCCGCCGCATCATGGCCCACCCCGCTACGGTCGTCTACCCCTCCGTCTCCAGCGCCATCCCTATCTAA
- the LOC120110513 gene encoding uncharacterized protein LOC120110513, producing MAIGDLFDTVSVLVNTCTKHMSRATRRVRSHRTFSKLSLSKSKAAPFLARGGGFIPFLHAKNKGDKGRGDDDRRSNSSEEEEEMEEEERLWQRTILMGEKCQPLDFSGAIYYDSAGRQLKELPVPRSPLRSPLPSFAFHNAVVHSEKVAKSN from the coding sequence ATGGCCATCGGCGATCTCTTCGACACGGTATCGGTGCTCGTGAACACCTGCACCAAGCACATGTCGCGTGCGACCAGGAGGGTCCGGAGCCACCGGACCTTCTCCAAGCTGTCTCTCAGCAAGAGTAAGGCTGCTCCCTTCCTCGCGCGGGGGGGCGGCTTCATCCCCTTCCTCCACGCCAAGAACAAAGGCGACAAGGGGAGAGGGGATGACGACAGGAGGAGCAACTCatctgaagaagaggaagagatggAAGAGGAGGAGCGACTGTGGCAGAGAACGATACTGATGGGGGAGAAGTGCCAGCCTTTAGATTTTTCAGGTGCCATATACTATGACAGCGCCGGGAGGCAGCTCAAGGAGCTCCCCGTTCCCCGGTCGCCTCTTCGAAGCCCACTGCCTTCTTTCGCCTTCCATAACGCCGTCGTTCACTCGGAAAAAGTGGCCAAGAGCAACTAG
- the LOC103722277 gene encoding dnaJ homolog subfamily B member 3-like has product MGTEHRGGRPGSYYAVLGVRPDASAGEIRSAYRKLAMKWHPDRRVAREPWLVEEANKRFQQLQEAYQVLADERRRTLYDAGLYDPVQDDEGEVEGFHDFVQEMLTLMADVRREEKQYSLEELQRMLAEMAQDFATPPTPPTPPYWFGGGGASRSSKRFHDDTDPTATRKRRVHVSSVEVFGSTGYW; this is encoded by the exons ATGGGAACAGAGCATCGCGGCGGCCGACCGGGATCTTATTACGCCGTGCTGGGCGTCCGCCCGGACGCTTCCGCCGGTGAGATTCGTAGCGCTTATCGGAAACTCGCGATG AAATGGCATCCGGATAGAAGAGTGGCGAGGGAGCCATGGCTGGTGGAGGAGGCCAACAAGAGATTCCAGCAGCTCCAAGAGGCCTACCAAG TATTGGCTGATGAAAGGAGGAGAACGTTGTACGATGCAGGCCTTTACGATCCGGTACAAGATGACGAAGGGGAAGTCGAG GGATTTCATGACTTCGTTCAAGAAATGCTGACGCTCATGGCCGACGTGAGGAGAGag GAAAAACAATACAGTTTGGAGGAGCTACAGCGAATGTTGGCCGAGATGGCACAGGATTTTGCCACGCCGCCAACGCCGCCAACGCCGCCTTATTGGTTCGGCGGTGGAGGAGCCTCCAGAAGTTCAAAGAGGTTCCACGACGACACGGATCCGACGGCCACGAGGAAACGTCGCGTGCACGTCTCAAGCGTGGAGGTGTTCGGGAGCACCGGTTACTGGTGA